The genomic DNA TGCCTGGTGGCTTCAGGCACCGCGCTGGTTTCGACGAGGAGTATCGGCATGCCGGCCATTCCCGCAAACGGGGCGATCGAGAGCGCGTCGGCGTAGCCCTGGCCCGACGCTATGATCACGCGTCCATCAGCTGGCACGCCCACCTGGCGGGCTATGGCGGCCGCGGTCTCGTAGCGCGTCTGGCCAGCGATGCGGTCGACTGTGACGTCAGCCGGCTCGCGACCGGTCGCTTCCACGGCGCTCGCCACCGCTGTCGTGCTAACCGCCGCCTCCCCTCCGAGCACCACGATGCGCGTGGGTGCTTGAGCGGCGATTCTCGTGCGTGCGCTGGGGTGGAGGTCTTCTGGCGTGGTCAGCAAGACGGGCGCGCCCAGCCTTCGCGAAAGGGGGACGCCTGATAGCGCGTCGGGCCACGACGTGCCCGACGTGAGAATGACGGTGTTCGTGCTGAGGGGCCACCCGGCATCGGCTATCGCGCGCGCCGTGTCAAAGCGGTTCTCTCCGGCGATGCGTGGATAGACGCGGGTGAACGGTTCAGAGGCCAAGAACAGTTCGATGCCGCGTGCGATGCCGCGTGCGGCGCGGCGCTGGAACGCGGGATCCCTGAGACGCTTGAGGTCACTTGAGTTGCTCATGAAACCGGTCTCGACAAGAATGGCTGGCATGTTCGACCAGCGCAATACGTAGAACTGCGCGGTCTTGACCCCTCGGCTTGCGAGTCCCGTCTCCGCGATGTACTCCCGCTGCACGAACTCTGCGAGCCGGGCCGAGAGGAGCCGGTCGGTTGTGCTCTGGTTGCGCCAGAACGTCTCCGCGCCGTTGGCCGAGGTCGCTACCGCCGCGTTCGCGTGGATCGACACGAAGACGTCAGCACCCCAGCGGTTGGCCGTGTCGCAGCGTGCCTGCAAGTCGTCGAAGACGTTGAATACGCCGTTCGTCGCGTAGACGAGGCGCGAGTCCTCCGTGCGCCACGTGGGGATGTCTGCGCGCGTCGTGTTGACATCAGCGGTGCGGCTCAGAGCGGTTTGGTGTCCGCTCTGACGCAGGATCGTGTCGAGTTCGCGCGCGATCGCAAGGTTGATGTTCGCCTCGGTGACGCCGCCGTAGACCGCGCCCGGGAACGAGCCGCCGTGACCCGGATCGATGAAGACGCGCCCAGCCCAGGCGAGATCAGCGGCACCGAACAGGGCACCGGCAGAGAGCGCCACGACGCAGAGCGCCCGCGTTAGACGGCCGAGTTGCTGTGACATTGGCTGCATGGCTCCGGTCGTCTGGTTCTCGGAAGGTGTCCGCTTGTCCCGCTGGGCGGCACACGAACGCCTCCGGCCGAAAAGGTTCAGCTTCTATTTTGCAGCGGTTCACGCGCGCGGTCAAACCGCATAGAATACAGGGACTCCCGAGCCAGAAGAATCCGGGGCATACGCGTACACGTGACACGAGAAGGCGGCGAGAGCTCATGGAGATCGAGATCGGACGTGGCAAGACTGCCCGCAGGGCGTACGGATTCGATGACGTGGCCATCGTGCCTTCCCGTCGTACGCGTGATCCGCGTGACGTCGACATCTCGTGGACGTTTACCTTCCGCGGCGCCGACTACTCGTTCCCGCTTCCGGTGCTCGCCTCTGCGATGGATGGCGTCGTCGACCCCGCGTTCGCGGTCGCGATGGGCAAGCTCGGCGGACTTGCGGTGCTGAATCTCGAAGGTATCCAGACCCGCTACGAGGACCCCGCGCCGCAGCTCGACGCGATCGCGTCTTTCGATGACGAGGTCGCGACCGCCAAGATGCAAGACATCTACGCCGCCGAGCAGGTCAAGCCGGAGCTCATCACCCAACGTGTCAAGGAGATCAAGGACGGCGGAGTCATTGCCGCCGCCTCACTCACCCCGCAAAACGTCGAGCGCTACATTGAGCCCGCGCTCGCCGGCGGTCTTGACATCCTTGTCATTCAGGGCACGGTCGTCTCGGCGGAACACAAGTCGAGCTACGATGAGCCACTCGACCTGAACACGTTCGTGCGCGACCTCGGCATTCCGTCCATCATCGGGGGGTGTTGCAGCTACCAGGGCGCGCTTCACCTCATGCGCGCGGGTGCCGTCGGAGTCCTCGTGGGTGTAGGCCCGGGTCACGCGTGCACGTCCCGGCGGGTACTCGGTATCGGGGTTCCGCAGTGCACCGCAATCGCGGATGCCGCCGCTGCCCGGATGCGCCACCTCGACGAGACGGGCGTCTACAGCCACGTCATTGCGGACGGGGGGATGCGTACCGGCGGCGATCTCGCCAAGGCGATCGCTGTGGGCGCGGACGCGGTCATGATCGGCTCGCCGCTCGCCGCGGCCACCGAGGCTCCCGGCCGGGGTTACCACTGGGGGATGGCGACGTTCCACCCGGATCTGCCGCGCGGTACTCGCGTGTACGCTGGCGAGAAAGGCACGCTGCAAGAGGTTCTGCTAGGCCCAGCGCGTCAGAATGACGGCACGTTGAACCTGCTCGGGGGCTTGCGCACTTCCATGGCGACGACCGGATACGAGAACCTCAAGACGTTCCAGAAGGCCGAGGTCATGGTGGCGCCGGCGCTTCAGACCGAGGGTAAGGCCCTCCAGCACTCTCAGCGCGTGGGTATGGGCCGGTAGGCGAGACGCGTGACAGCCACCTACCATGAGCGCCAACCCACCGTCATCGTGCTCGACTTCGGGGCCCAGTACGCGCAGCTGATTGCACGTCGCGTGCGTGAA from Clostridiales bacterium includes the following:
- a CDS encoding N-acetylmuramoyl-L-alanine amidase, giving the protein MSQQLGRLTRALCVVALSAGALFGAADLAWAGRVFIDPGHGGSFPGAVYGGVTEANINLAIARELDTILRQSGHQTALSRTADVNTTRADIPTWRTEDSRLVYATNGVFNVFDDLQARCDTANRWGADVFVSIHANAAVATSANGAETFWRNQSTTDRLLSARLAEFVQREYIAETGLASRGVKTAQFYVLRWSNMPAILVETGFMSNSSDLKRLRDPAFQRRAARGIARGIELFLASEPFTRVYPRIAGENRFDTARAIADAGWPLSTNTVILTSGTSWPDALSGVPLSRRLGAPVLLTTPEDLHPSARTRIAAQAPTRIVVLGGEAAVSTTAVASAVEATGREPADVTVDRIAGQTRYETAAAIARQVGVPADGRVIIASGQGYADALSIAPFAGMAGMPILLVETSAVPEATRQFITENAARITRFEIIGGTGAVSAAVATELGQTAQVIRVAGTDRWATNVRVVERYAGAGSLNPLVATGQLFPDALTAGALAATQRRPLLLVGDRLISPHTRRFLVNNAARVADPTVVGGPASIAHQTDWMIRKSLER
- a CDS encoding GuaB3 family IMP dehydrogenase-related protein, which produces MEIEIGRGKTARRAYGFDDVAIVPSRRTRDPRDVDISWTFTFRGADYSFPLPVLASAMDGVVDPAFAVAMGKLGGLAVLNLEGIQTRYEDPAPQLDAIASFDDEVATAKMQDIYAAEQVKPELITQRVKEIKDGGVIAAASLTPQNVERYIEPALAGGLDILVIQGTVVSAEHKSSYDEPLDLNTFVRDLGIPSIIGGCCSYQGALHLMRAGAVGVLVGVGPGHACTSRRVLGIGVPQCTAIADAAAARMRHLDETGVYSHVIADGGMRTGGDLAKAIAVGADAVMIGSPLAAATEAPGRGYHWGMATFHPDLPRGTRVYAGEKGTLQEVLLGPARQNDGTLNLLGGLRTSMATTGYENLKTFQKAEVMVAPALQTEGKALQHSQRVGMGR